The DNA segment CACATCTACTGTTCAAAAAAATGATACACTTTCCGCTGAAAAGGAAGCTCTTTCTGACTTGCTCCAAAAGTATCAAAGGAAGGAGCAGAAATATGCGCTATTGCAGAAACAAAATGAGGAGTATCGCAAATCTATCTTTGCATTTGACGCGGCAATAAAGCTGCTTTTACAGGAAATGGAAAATCAGATGCAACTTTTTCAAAATACTGTTGATCAATATCATGAAGGTGAAGCTCAAATTCATGATTTAGTACAAGAGAAAACACAGCTTCAAATAAAGAATGTTGATCTACTGGATCAGATTAGCGTTCTTACGGCAAATTTATCAAAAGCAGAACAAGAATGTAAACGTCTTACTAGAATGATTCGTTTTTCAAAAAATGATGCTGACATCACGCAGGAAGACTTAGACGATGACTTTGAAGAGGCTCAAGTTTTTGACTTGAAAACTACTGCAGACGGCACAGATGAATTTGTAGCTAATGCCGTTAAAAAAGCAAAGGAAATAAGCAAGATTTACACTTTGGACAAACAGGCTGAAGTACATTCTTCAGCAAAGTGATATTAAAGCAAGACAAATGAAATGTTATAATCGGCAGTAAAATACCTCACAGGATTTCCCTGTGAGGTATTTTTTGTCAATAAACAAGCAAAGGAGCGTAATTATACTTTTTTTAAATAGTTTCATGACACTCTTTTTATATGTTTCACAGCAGAAAGGAAAATTATGTGCAGATAATTTCATATTACAAAATCAATTCAAATTACAGAATAATTAATATCCAACTCTTGACAAACAATAAGATCTATGCTAATCTAATCTTGAACAGAAGATTACAGCTTGAACAAATGTTCAAGAAGGGGAAGAAAATGATGGCAGATAACGAGAAGAGAATATTAACAAAAATAGCACATATGTATTATGATGAGAATATGACACAGCAAGAGATTGCGAATAAATTTGGGATATCACGGCCGTCAGTTTCGAGATTGCTGCAAAAAGCCAGACAGGAAGGTATAGTGGAAATAAAAATTCACTATGAAGGCAGTTATGCAAAGTTAGAGAATATTTTGGAAAAAAGTTTTGGCTTGCGAGAAGTTATAATTACTCCCACAGAGGAAGGTGATGGGCTAAAACGGTATTTGGCTGAAGCTGCTGCAAGTTATTTAGAAAGGACAATAAAAGAAGGGGATATTGTTGGAATTTCATGGGGAACTACGTTGGTACATATTCCAAGCTATATAAAAACCAAGATTAAGAACGTGACATTTGTTCCGCTGGTTGGCGGAGCAGGACAAACTAAACTTGATATACATGCTAATGCTATTGCCATAAATTTTGCTGAAGCTTTTGGAGGCAGGGGGCGCCTTTTACATGCACCGGTTACTGTTGACAGCATAGCAGTGAAACAGACTCTCATATCTGATAAAAACATAAAACAAATTTTAGAACTGGCTGCTAAGTCAGACATAGCTGTAGTCGGCATTGGCTCTCCTGTGGACCCTGGTTCAACTATTCGGCAAACAGGCTATTATACTGAAACAGAATTAAACAGCCTAAAAGAAGCAAACGCTGTATGTGATATTTCGTGGATTTTTTTAGATGAAGAGGGAAATTTATGTCCAATAGAACTGAATAAGCGAGTAATTGGTATTTCAATGGAAGACTTGAATAAGATCCCGACTGTAGTAGGAGTGGCTGGCGGCCAAGCAAAGCATAAAGCTATTTTAGCAGCTATCAAAGGCCATCATATTGATGTGTTAGTTACAGATGAGAAAACTGCCGAGTTTTTATTAGAAAACATAGGGGGATAAGATGCTATGTGGGCTAAAACTGCACTGCTTATTTTTATTGTATGGGTTATCCAAGGACTTTTGTCTTATTCGCAAATTAAAAACTTTAAACTTAAATTAGCCGAGTTTAAGAATTATCACAGGTTTGGAATAGGACAAGTTAAAGGCCGATTTAGCCGAGGTGTTATTGTGATTCTCGGCGTTGATAGCAATGATATTATTGTCAATGCAGAAATAATGTCGGGTATAACCGTTTTTGCCAGATTTAAACCATTTGATACATTAAAAAATCAGAATATAAATCATATTAACGCAATAACAAAGAGTATGAACAAATGTACAAGAAATGCGGCAATCGAAGCTATAAACTCTCTAAAACACACAAAAATATTGGAGAAGGAGGTTGTAGAATCTGTGTAAATATTTTTTTATAATTGTTTAAAAAATATTTTAAGTAGGAGGGAAATAGTAAATGGATGTGTTAGCAAATTTTGCCCAAGCTTTTATTGGTTTATTTCAAGAAGGCGGCAATCAATTCTTAGGACTTGCCGGAGGAATTTTACCCACTCTTATAACTTTGATGACTGCTGTTAATGCTCTAATCAAATTTGTAGGTCAGGAAAAAATTGACAAAATTGCTCAAACTGCAGGTAAATATACCATTTTGCGCTATACGGTTATGCCTGTTTTGGCGGTCTTTTTCCTGACAAATCCCATGGCTTACACTTTTGGAAGATTTTTGCCCGAAAAGTACAAGCCGGCATTTTATGATGCTGCTGTTTCATTTGTACATCCCATTGTGGGATTGTTTCCCCATGCAAATCCTGCTGAGCTTTTTGTGTATATGGGAATTGCGCAAGGTATTGAACAATTGGGACTACCACTGGGACAGTTGGCAATAAGGTATTTTATAGTCGGCGTTATAGTTATTTTAATAAGGGGAATTGTCACTGAGAGGTTAACGTTAAGAATGATGAGACAGAGAGATCTGGCGATTTAATAAGGAGGGCTGAGAAATGAGATATAAGGCAGTTAAAGTGGAAAAAGGTCCGGGAGGATGGGGAGGGCCTTTAGTAATAAGGCCCGTTGAAGGTAAAGATAAGATAGTATCAATTACCGGAGGCGGCATAGATTCTGTGGCACGCAGGATTGCTGAGATGACCGGTGGTGAGGCTATCGACGGTTTTAAAACATCGGTGCCAGATGAGCAGATATGCTGTGTAGTTATTGATTGTGGCGGAACAGCCAGGTGTGGTGTCTATCCCAAAAAACGCATTCCCACCATTAATTTAACACCGGTGGGGCAGGTAGGACCACTGGCAAAATATATTGAAGAAGACATATATGTTTCAGGTGTTAAACAGGAAAATATATTTTTTGTATCCGAACTGGAGACTGAGAATTATGTTAAAGCGGAAGGAATCCCAGAATTTGGCGAGGCTCAAGAAGCGACAGTATACAAGACAGAATATGCTAAAAAGCCAGGAATCATAGAAAGAATTGGCAGAGGCATGGGCGGAGTAGTTGGGATTTTTTATCAATCAGGTCGTGAAACAATTGACCAAATCATCAAAAATGTGCTTCCATTTATAGCTTTTGTTGCAACGTTAATAGGTAT comes from the Tepidanaerobacter acetatoxydans Re1 genome and includes:
- a CDS encoding transcriptional regulator GutM; translated protein: MWAKTALLIFIVWVIQGLLSYSQIKNFKLKLAEFKNYHRFGIGQVKGRFSRGVIVILGVDSNDIIVNAEIMSGITVFARFKPFDTLKNQNINHINAITKSMNKCTRNAAIEAINSLKHTKILEKEVVESV
- a CDS encoding sugar-binding transcriptional regulator, with translation MMADNEKRILTKIAHMYYDENMTQQEIANKFGISRPSVSRLLQKARQEGIVEIKIHYEGSYAKLENILEKSFGLREVIITPTEEGDGLKRYLAEAAASYLERTIKEGDIVGISWGTTLVHIPSYIKTKIKNVTFVPLVGGAGQTKLDIHANAIAINFAEAFGGRGRLLHAPVTVDSIAVKQTLISDKNIKQILELAAKSDIAVVGIGSPVDPGSTIRQTGYYTETELNSLKEANAVCDISWIFLDEEGNLCPIELNKRVIGISMEDLNKIPTVVGVAGGQAKHKAILAAIKGHHIDVLVTDEKTAEFLLENIGG
- a CDS encoding PTS glucitol/sorbitol transporter subunit IIC, which gives rise to MDVLANFAQAFIGLFQEGGNQFLGLAGGILPTLITLMTAVNALIKFVGQEKIDKIAQTAGKYTILRYTVMPVLAVFFLTNPMAYTFGRFLPEKYKPAFYDAAVSFVHPIVGLFPHANPAELFVYMGIAQGIEQLGLPLGQLAIRYFIVGVIVILIRGIVTERLTLRMMRQRDLAI
- a CDS encoding PTS glucitol/sorbitol transporter subunit IIB, with the protein product MRYKAVKVEKGPGGWGGPLVIRPVEGKDKIVSITGGGIDSVARRIAEMTGGEAIDGFKTSVPDEQICCVVIDCGGTARCGVYPKKRIPTINLTPVGQVGPLAKYIEEDIYVSGVKQENIFFVSELETENYVKAEGIPEFGEAQEATVYKTEYAKKPGIIERIGRGMGGVVGIFYQSGRETIDQIIKNVLPFIAFVATLIGIILKSGVGDWIANTIAPFAGSLPGLLIISLVCAIPVLSPLLGPGAVIAQVVGVLVGVEIGKGNIPPQFALPALFAINPQVGCDFIPVGLSLGEAKPETVEIGVGAILISRLITGPIAVLIAYVFSIGLYTG